In Zingiber officinale cultivar Zhangliang chromosome 11B, Zo_v1.1, whole genome shotgun sequence, a single window of DNA contains:
- the LOC122034869 gene encoding late embryogenesis abundant protein EMB564-like, which produces MTLPAIAELPAVSIFDGGRVAGGYIMSSEQERRELDERARRGETVVPGGTGGKSLEAQERLAEGRSRGGQTRREQLGTEGYQEMGRKGGLSTTEESGEERAQREGIPIKVEVHEARRD; this is translated from the exons ATGACACTTCCGGCAATAGCAGAGCTGCCTGCTGTGAGCATTTTCGACGGAGGCCGCGTCGCCGGAGGCTACATTATGTCGTCCGAACAAGAAAGGCGAGAGCTTGACGAGAGGGCGAGACGGGGGGAGACGGTGGTCCCAGGTGGTACCGGCGGGAAGAGCCTGGAAGCTCAGGAACGCCTCGCTGAAG GGCGTAGCCGTGGAGGGCAGACTCGCAGGGAGCAGCTAGGGACTGAAGGGTACCAGGAGATGGGTCGCAAAGGCGGGCTGAGCACCACCGAGGAGTCCGGCGAGGAGCGTGCGCAGAGAGAAGGCATCCCGATCAAAGTCGAAGTTCACGAAGCAAGAAGAGACTGA